One genomic segment of Thermodesulfovibrionales bacterium includes these proteins:
- the hisH gene encoding imidazole glycerol phosphate synthase subunit HisH gives MIAIVDYGMGNLRSVEKGFLKVGVDARVVSDPASVDDAKGIVLPGVGAFRDCIRNLTDANLTDSIITGIRKGKPFLGICLGLQVLFSESEEFGVCKGLDLFRGKVVRFPQSELKVPHMGWNSVKIVRRPPIFDGIPDEGYFYFVHSFYVVPQSQDIIAATSDYGGDFTSMVWKDNVFATQFHPEKSQELGLKILKGFGEFVGKA, from the coding sequence ATGATAGCCATTGTTGATTATGGTATGGGTAACCTCAGGAGCGTCGAGAAGGGGTTCCTGAAGGTAGGCGTTGATGCGAGGGTCGTCTCCGACCCTGCATCCGTCGATGATGCGAAGGGGATTGTCCTTCCTGGTGTCGGTGCCTTCAGAGACTGCATCAGGAACCTTACCGATGCTAATCTCACGGATTCGATCATCACAGGAATCCGGAAAGGCAAACCGTTCCTCGGTATCTGTCTTGGGCTCCAGGTACTCTTCAGCGAGTCGGAGGAATTCGGCGTCTGTAAGGGCCTCGACCTCTTCAGGGGCAAGGTAGTGAGGTTTCCTCAGTCGGAGCTGAAAGTGCCTCACATGGGCTGGAACAGCGTGAAGATAGTGCGGAGGCCCCCGATTTTCGACGGTATTCCCGATGAAGGCTACTTCTATTTTGTCCATTCCTTTTATGTCGTTCCTCAGAGCCAGGACATCATCGCTGCAACGTCGGATTATGGAGGCGACTTTACCTCCATGGTCTGGAAGGACAATGTCTTTGCGACACAGTTCCATCCGGAAAAGAGTCAGGAGTTAGGTCTGAAAATCCTGAAGGGTTTCGGGGAATTCGTCGGCAAGGCGTAG
- the folK gene encoding 2-amino-4-hydroxy-6-hydroxymethyldihydropteridine diphosphokinase, with protein sequence MPIAYIGIGSNLGDREENCLRAIDRLSREGITVKKRSSLYETEPWGLKDQPKFINAAVEIETEREPEELLETLKKIENDFGKQAPSAKWGPRVIDLDILFYDDRIIHNTDLEVPHPHLHERDFVLKPLSEIAPQKIHPLLKKTLAELLTELDNE encoded by the coding sequence ATGCCTATCGCCTATATCGGCATAGGTTCAAATCTCGGAGATAGAGAGGAAAACTGCCTCAGGGCAATCGACCGTCTATCAAGAGAGGGAATAACCGTCAAGAAACGATCGTCCCTGTACGAGACAGAGCCATGGGGTCTGAAAGACCAGCCCAAGTTTATCAACGCGGCTGTCGAAATAGAGACCGAGCGGGAGCCAGAGGAACTTCTCGAGACACTGAAGAAGATAGAGAACGACTTTGGAAAACAAGCCCCCTCCGCAAAATGGGGTCCCCGTGTCATTGACCTCGATATCCTTTTCTACGATGATCGCATCATACATAACACCGATCTGGAAGTTCCCCACCCCCATCTGCACGAGCGGGATTTCGTCCTGAAGCCCCTCTCAGAAATAGCCCCCCAAAAGATCCATCCCCTCCTAAAGAAGACCTTGGCAGAGCTTTTGACTGAGCTGGACAACGAATGA
- a CDS encoding DUF5666 domain-containing protein: MKKVLAIIVSVLFVLSVAGLAFAADQKAAPSPAPAEKKEMSPAKTEAAPAAEKKAPAKVKQVTGEVAAVDAAAKTLTVKAKKGDVMLSADDKTKFGKGKTIADIKVGDKVTVKYAEMDGKMVAKSVTAKAAKAEKKEAAPAEKKETKPAPAK, translated from the coding sequence ATGAAAAAGGTACTAGCGATTATCGTTTCAGTTCTCTTTGTTCTGTCCGTTGCGGGGCTCGCCTTCGCAGCAGACCAGAAGGCAGCTCCTTCGCCTGCTCCTGCAGAGAAGAAGGAGATGTCTCCTGCCAAGACAGAGGCCGCTCCCGCAGCTGAGAAGAAGGCTCCTGCAAAGGTAAAGCAGGTTACCGGAGAGGTTGCTGCAGTTGATGCAGCCGCGAAGACCCTCACGGTGAAGGCCAAGAAGGGTGATGTCATGCTTTCAGCGGATGACAAGACCAAGTTCGGCAAAGGGAAGACTATCGCCGACATAAAGGTAGGCGATAAGGTCACGGTTAAGTATGCAGAGATGGACGGCAAGATGGTAGCGAAGAGCGTCACGGCTAAAGCAGCCAAGGCGGAGAAGAAAGAAGCCGCCCCTGCAGAGAAGAAAGAGACAAAACCTGCTCCTGCGAAGTAG
- a CDS encoding LL-diaminopimelate aminotransferase, whose amino-acid sequence MARFEFADRVRNLPPYLFAAIDKMKQEALSRGVDLIDLSIGDPDIPTPDHIVRAMKSAVEKPAHHRYPSYEGMLSFREAVANWYHRRFKVALDPQSEVLSLIGSKEGIGHIPLAFVNPGDVVLVPSPGYPVYPVGTLFAGGQSYLMPLVERNNYLPDLSSIPGDVLRKARLMFLNYPNNPTSAGADRRFYREAIEVAEKHDIIVCHDAAYSEIYYDGRRPMSFLEVDGAKEVGIEFHSLSKTYNMTGWRIGFAVGNSNVLAGLGKIKTNLDSGVFQAVQETAIVALGTEDDRLSEIRHIYQARRDALYEGLKNLGFHLVKPEATFYLWSNVPAAFDSSRFVTHILKEAGVLATPGNGFGSPGEGYVRFALTVPVERIKEAVQRIGKVL is encoded by the coding sequence ATGGCGCGTTTTGAGTTTGCTGACAGGGTAAGGAATCTTCCGCCCTACCTCTTTGCAGCCATCGACAAGATGAAGCAGGAGGCCTTATCTCGGGGTGTGGACCTCATCGACCTCAGCATAGGTGACCCCGATATTCCGACGCCTGATCATATCGTGAGGGCGATGAAATCTGCTGTTGAAAAACCCGCACACCACCGGTACCCGTCATACGAGGGGATGCTCTCATTCCGAGAGGCTGTAGCAAACTGGTACCATAGAAGGTTCAAAGTCGCCCTTGACCCGCAGAGTGAAGTCCTCTCACTCATCGGTTCAAAAGAGGGCATCGGGCACATCCCCCTCGCCTTCGTGAACCCAGGGGATGTCGTCCTTGTTCCTTCTCCCGGTTACCCTGTATATCCTGTAGGCACCCTTTTCGCGGGCGGCCAAAGTTATCTCATGCCCCTCGTCGAGAGAAACAACTACCTGCCGGATCTTTCGTCCATTCCCGGAGACGTATTAAGAAAGGCGCGGTTGATGTTTCTCAATTACCCGAATAATCCTACCTCCGCCGGGGCGGACAGGAGATTTTACCGGGAAGCGATCGAAGTCGCCGAAAAGCACGACATCATAGTCTGTCACGATGCCGCATACTCAGAAATATACTATGACGGCAGGAGACCGATGAGTTTTCTGGAGGTAGATGGGGCAAAGGAGGTGGGAATCGAATTCCATTCGCTCTCCAAGACCTACAACATGACCGGCTGGAGGATCGGTTTTGCCGTCGGAAACAGCAATGTTCTCGCAGGGCTCGGCAAGATAAAGACGAATCTCGATTCCGGGGTCTTTCAGGCTGTCCAGGAGACCGCTATCGTGGCTCTCGGAACGGAAGATGATAGGCTTTCAGAAATACGGCATATCTATCAGGCACGGAGGGATGCACTTTACGAAGGATTGAAGAATCTCGGATTCCATCTCGTCAAACCGGAGGCGACATTCTACCTCTGGTCAAACGTGCCCGCTGCTTTCGATTCCTCTCGATTCGTCACGCATATCCTGAAAGAGGCAGGCGTACTCGCGACGCCGGGGAATGGATTCGGCAGCCCGGGTGAGGGATATGTGAGGTTCGCCCTCACCGTTCCTGTTGAGAGAATCAAAGAAGCGGTGCAGCGGATCGGAAAGGTCCTTTGA